Proteins encoded together in one uncultured Flavobacterium sp. window:
- a CDS encoding ATP-binding protein: protein MLRSPFFYFIIFLSILSCKEKTITPTNHEAVRETAFNLREKGISNFQSKNFNSAFYNFNKSKVIYETIKDSANIVYNLIQMASIQQINGDYYGSKETLTEALHYIKKKDIYSASINNFFGIADKELSLYNDAISYYNDAIKDTEDDASKQPPLNNIAVVYIKQKKYDQAIQILVSILKNENSKNKLSTKSKSRILDNLGFAYFKKGLNEKGLSLMNESLKTRNQDADSYGSIQSYLHLAEYYIQFDSKKSNQYAQLAYQTATNFNSIDERLEALSFLISNTSGISNTKYAQKYIVLNDSITKIRNNFKNKFAKIKYDSKKEKDENQKLRLEKAENQLALQEAKYQRTFSVLGIIILFSVLIYGRKYYRNKNRIEKIQASYDAETRIAKDIHDELANDVFNTITFTQTQPLEIENTKETLIQKLDHIYARVRGISRENNDIDTKAYFASNLKEMLSTYNSDNTNVIINSIEKVNWDVIDEFKKVTIHRVLQELMVNMKKHSHASLVVLKFESNGKTVFIEYTDNGKGTEKNKIIKNGLQNMENRILAIKGTITFDTEPNKGFKVKITMPK, encoded by the coding sequence ATGCTACGATCCCCGTTTTTTTATTTTATAATTTTCTTAAGTATCCTTTCCTGCAAAGAAAAGACGATTACTCCCACTAACCATGAAGCTGTAAGAGAAACGGCTTTTAATTTAAGAGAAAAAGGTATTTCGAACTTTCAGAGCAAAAACTTTAATAGTGCTTTTTACAACTTTAATAAATCTAAAGTAATTTACGAGACTATAAAAGACAGTGCAAATATTGTCTACAATCTTATTCAAATGGCTTCCATACAGCAAATAAATGGCGATTATTATGGCAGTAAAGAAACATTAACCGAAGCATTGCATTATATTAAAAAGAAAGATATTTATAGTGCCTCTATTAATAATTTCTTCGGAATTGCAGACAAAGAACTTTCCTTGTATAATGATGCGATTTCCTATTATAATGACGCGATAAAAGATACAGAAGATGATGCATCAAAACAACCTCCTCTAAACAATATTGCAGTTGTTTATATTAAACAGAAAAAATACGATCAGGCAATCCAAATTTTGGTATCAATATTAAAAAATGAAAATTCAAAAAATAAATTAAGTACAAAAAGTAAATCCAGAATTTTAGACAATCTGGGATTTGCCTATTTTAAAAAAGGATTAAACGAAAAAGGACTTTCCTTAATGAATGAGAGTCTTAAAACAAGAAATCAAGATGCTGATTCTTATGGATCCATCCAAAGTTATTTGCACCTGGCCGAATACTACATTCAATTTGACTCTAAAAAATCAAATCAATATGCACAATTAGCTTATCAAACTGCAACAAATTTTAATAGTATTGATGAAAGATTAGAAGCATTATCTTTTTTGATTTCGAACACTTCTGGTATATCAAATACAAAATATGCTCAGAAATATATTGTTCTGAATGACAGTATTACAAAAATCAGGAACAACTTTAAAAACAAGTTTGCCAAAATTAAATACGATTCCAAAAAGGAAAAAGACGAGAATCAGAAACTTCGTTTAGAGAAAGCCGAAAATCAATTAGCACTTCAGGAAGCGAAATATCAAAGAACCTTTTCTGTTCTTGGAATTATTATTCTTTTCAGTGTTTTAATTTACGGAAGAAAGTATTATCGAAACAAAAACAGAATCGAAAAAATACAGGCTTCTTATGATGCTGAAACCAGAATTGCCAAAGATATTCACGACGAACTGGCAAATGATGTTTTTAACACCATAACTTTTACCCAGACACAACCCTTAGAAATTGAAAATACAAAAGAAACTTTAATTCAAAAACTGGATCATATTTATGCCCGTGTGCGAGGCATTTCAAGAGAGAATAATGATATCGACACCAAAGCCTATTTTGCCTCTAACTTAAAAGAAATGCTCTCGACATATAATAGTGACAATACCAATGTTATTATTAACAGCATCGAAAAAGTAAACTGGGATGTAATTGATGAATTTAAAAAAGTTACCATTCACAGAGTTTTGCAGGAATTAATGGTAAATATGAAAAAGCATAGTCATGCATCATTGGTTGTTTTAAAATTTGAAAGCAACGGAAAAACAGTATTTATAGAATATACTGATAACGGAAAAGGCACTGAAAAAAATAAAATTATAAAAAATGGTTTACAAAATATGGAAAACCGTATTTTGGCCATAAAAGGAACTATTACTTTTGACACTGAACCCAATAAAGGTTTTAAAGTAAAAATAACAATGCCTAAATAA
- a CDS encoding response regulator: MFKKVIIAEDLEDINLGIAQTLKDLDIVNFQHAKYCDDAFLKIRKAIQDNEPYDLLISDLSFKKDHREIKITSGDELIEKVRELQPNIKIIAYSVEDKSFRIKSLFDNADIDGFVLKGRNSIEDLKKAIHIISTSDQNFISFEVASALQEKNNFEIDDFDILILKHLALGTAQDDIIELLKNSGVKPNSKSAMEKRLSKLKDFFKANNTVHLVSITKDMGII; encoded by the coding sequence ATGTTTAAAAAAGTAATAATAGCTGAAGACCTTGAAGATATAAATTTAGGAATCGCGCAAACCTTAAAAGATTTAGATATTGTAAATTTTCAACATGCAAAATATTGTGATGATGCCTTTCTAAAAATACGAAAAGCCATTCAGGACAATGAGCCTTATGATTTATTAATCAGTGATCTTTCTTTCAAAAAAGATCATCGTGAAATAAAAATTACTAGCGGAGATGAACTTATTGAAAAAGTTCGTGAACTTCAGCCTAATATTAAAATCATAGCCTATTCTGTCGAAGATAAAAGCTTTCGTATTAAATCTCTTTTTGATAATGCAGATATTGACGGTTTTGTACTAAAAGGTCGAAATAGCATTGAAGATTTAAAAAAAGCAATTCATATTATCTCAACTTCAGATCAAAATTTTATTTCGTTTGAAGTTGCATCTGCTTTACAGGAAAAAAACAATTTTGAAATTGATGATTTTGATATCTTAATTCTAAAACATTTAGCATTAGGTACAGCTCAGGATGATATAATAGAGCTTCTAAAAAACTCAGGCGTAAAACCCAACAGCAAAAGTGCTATGGAAAAAAGACTCTCCAAATTAAAAGACTTTTTTAAGGCAAACAATACAGTTCATCTGGTTTCTATCACAAAAGATATGGGCATTATTTAA
- a CDS encoding type I restriction endonuclease, with product MEINIQLKSLADKIDQLKSKIETEESTKHAFVLPFIHILGYDAFNPLEVVPEFTADLGLKKGEKVDYAIFQNGEPIIIVECKSWKENLTVHNSQLFRYFHVTKTRFALLTNGIQYQFFTDLDDKNKMDQKPFLEFDITNLKENTITEVAKFHKSSFNIDNIVTNASTLKYIKEIKKQINIELENPSNDFTKHFANKVYTGRLTEKVVDEFKDLVQKSLNQFISEKINDRLKAALTKETIKQQDEQIESIEEDSKIITSEEELDGYRIVVAILRRKLPTNRIVYRDTQSYFGILLDDNNRKPLTRLHLNGGKKYISLFNDNKNESKISISSIDDIYQFEKELLETVELYETE from the coding sequence ATGGAAATTAATATTCAACTTAAATCACTGGCTGATAAAATTGATCAGCTAAAAAGTAAAATTGAAACAGAAGAGTCAACCAAACACGCTTTTGTATTGCCTTTTATACATATTCTTGGCTACGACGCTTTTAATCCGTTAGAAGTAGTTCCTGAATTTACGGCCGATTTGGGACTAAAAAAAGGAGAAAAAGTAGATTATGCCATCTTTCAGAATGGAGAACCAATTATAATAGTAGAATGTAAAAGTTGGAAAGAAAATCTAACTGTACATAATTCACAACTATTCCGATACTTTCATGTTACCAAAACTCGATTTGCACTTTTAACAAACGGAATTCAGTATCAATTTTTCACCGATTTAGATGATAAAAACAAAATGGATCAAAAACCATTTTTAGAATTTGATATCACAAATCTAAAAGAAAACACGATTACCGAAGTAGCAAAATTTCATAAATCCAGTTTCAATATCGATAATATTGTTACAAATGCAAGTACTTTAAAATATATAAAAGAAATTAAAAAGCAAATCAATATTGAACTCGAAAATCCTTCAAATGATTTTACAAAACATTTTGCAAATAAAGTTTATACCGGAAGATTAACTGAAAAAGTAGTTGACGAATTTAAGGATTTAGTCCAAAAATCTTTAAATCAGTTTATCAGCGAAAAAATAAATGATCGCTTAAAAGCTGCACTTACAAAAGAAACCATTAAACAGCAAGACGAACAAATTGAGTCTATAGAAGAAGACAGTAAAATTATTACCAGTGAAGAAGAACTCGACGGATATCGTATTGTTGTTGCGATACTAAGACGAAAACTTCCTACTAACCGAATTGTTTATCGTGACACACAATCCTATTTTGGGATTTTATTAGATGATAATAACCGAAAACCACTTACCAGACTTCATTTAAATGGAGGAAAAAAATATATCAGTCTTTTTAATGATAACAAAAATGAATCAAAAATCTCAATTTCATCTATTGATGATATTTATCAATTTGAAAAAGAGTTGCTAGAAACTGTTGAATTATATGAAACCGAATAA
- a CDS encoding PH domain-containing protein: MINDLKKFLNEEQDPKAVEKLLVKVNGLLTSGEEVEYIAVQKKPAINLSPDCIALTNKRIIFCRPRNLGLSMDFQDYAWKDILDCHMKEGIMGATFSMKTIKGNVNMLDYLPKAQARKLYQFAQQKEEEMVVYRREHDLENKRAIAGGGITVNTNVPTPQNVEQKEDPLEVLQKLKKLLESEIISQTEFDSKKTEILSKM, from the coding sequence ATGATAAACGATTTAAAAAAATTCTTAAACGAAGAACAAGACCCAAAAGCAGTTGAAAAACTATTAGTAAAAGTTAACGGATTACTTACTTCTGGTGAAGAAGTAGAATATATCGCCGTTCAAAAAAAACCGGCTATAAATTTATCTCCGGACTGTATTGCTTTAACTAATAAAAGAATCATTTTCTGTAGGCCCAGAAATTTAGGTTTATCCATGGATTTTCAGGATTATGCCTGGAAAGACATATTAGATTGTCATATGAAAGAAGGAATTATGGGAGCAACTTTTTCTATGAAGACAATTAAAGGAAATGTGAATATGCTTGATTATTTACCAAAGGCTCAAGCCCGAAAATTATATCAATTTGCTCAGCAAAAAGAAGAAGAAATGGTTGTTTACAGACGTGAACATGATCTTGAAAATAAAAGGGCAATTGCTGGCGGAGGAATAACAGTAAATACAAATGTACCAACTCCTCAAAATGTCGAGCAAAAAGAAGATCCATTAGAAGTACTTCAAAAACTAAAAAAATTATTAGAAAGTGAAATCATTTCTCAAACAGAATTTGATTCAAAGAAAACAGAAATTTTATCTAAAATGTAA
- a CDS encoding TM2 domain-containing protein: MKSKTTAAILTFFLGGIGIHKFYLGQSGQGILYLLFCWRLIPSILAFFQFFGLLFMSDHSFNVKYNTGF; the protein is encoded by the coding sequence ATGAAAAGTAAAACAACCGCAGCAATTTTAACATTCTTTTTAGGAGGAATCGGAATCCATAAATTTTATTTAGGACAATCAGGTCAAGGTATTCTTTATCTATTATTTTGTTGGAGACTTATTCCTTCAATATTAGCCTTTTTTCAGTTTTTTGGACTTTTATTTATGTCTGATCATTCTTTTAACGTAAAATATAATACTGGATTTTAA
- a CDS encoding GH1 family beta-glucosidase, whose amino-acid sequence MNKVETSFLHKDQFGQDFLWGVSTAAFQIEGAHDADGKGTSIWDVFTSQKGKIKNGHHALTACDFYNSYQNDIDLINELNIPNFRFSISWPRIMPTGTHPVNQAGIDYYNKIIDSLLASGIEPWITLYHWDLPHDLEVKGGWTNRESVKWFSEYVEVCAQYFGDRVKNWMVINEPSVFTGAGYFLGIHAPGKKGITNYLKAMHHVTLATTAGAKIVRKLIPEANIGTTFSCTHIEPFSQTPKDIEAAKRVDTLLNRTFIEPILGLGYPQADLPVLKKLNNYILEDDLNNLAFDFDFIGLQCYTREVVKSSLLIPYIGAELISAEKRNVISTDMGWEVYPPALYQVLKKFNNYNIKKIIITENGAAFPDILKNGKVYDIKRTHYIQDHLEQILKAKKDGYNVDGYFVWSLTDNFEWAEGYNARFGLIHVDFDTQQRTIKHSGLWFRDFLS is encoded by the coding sequence ATGAATAAAGTTGAGACCTCATTTTTACACAAAGACCAGTTTGGACAAGATTTCTTGTGGGGTGTTTCTACCGCCGCTTTCCAAATTGAAGGAGCACATGATGCCGACGGAAAAGGAACTTCTATCTGGGATGTTTTTACCTCTCAAAAAGGAAAAATCAAAAATGGACATCATGCCCTGACTGCTTGCGATTTCTACAATTCGTACCAAAACGATATCGACTTAATAAACGAATTAAACATTCCGAATTTTAGGTTTTCTATCAGTTGGCCACGAATTATGCCCACAGGAACCCATCCTGTAAATCAGGCAGGAATCGATTATTACAACAAAATCATAGATTCATTACTGGCATCCGGAATAGAACCCTGGATTACTCTTTATCATTGGGATTTACCTCATGATCTGGAAGTAAAAGGCGGCTGGACCAATCGCGAATCTGTCAAATGGTTTTCAGAATATGTTGAGGTCTGCGCTCAATATTTTGGAGATCGTGTCAAAAACTGGATGGTCATCAACGAACCTTCTGTTTTTACAGGAGCCGGCTATTTCCTGGGCATTCACGCTCCCGGAAAAAAAGGCATCACTAATTATCTTAAAGCCATGCATCACGTAACATTAGCTACGACTGCTGGCGCAAAAATAGTACGAAAACTAATACCCGAAGCCAATATTGGTACCACTTTTTCCTGTACACATATTGAGCCTTTTTCGCAAACACCAAAAGATATCGAAGCCGCAAAACGTGTCGATACTTTACTAAACAGAACTTTTATAGAGCCGATTTTAGGATTGGGTTATCCTCAAGCCGATTTACCGGTACTAAAAAAACTCAACAATTATATCCTTGAAGATGACCTCAACAATCTCGCTTTTGACTTTGATTTCATTGGACTTCAATGTTATACAAGAGAAGTTGTAAAATCATCTTTATTAATTCCGTATATTGGAGCTGAATTAATCAGTGCTGAAAAAAGAAATGTCATCTCTACTGATATGGGTTGGGAAGTTTATCCTCCAGCACTTTATCAAGTTCTTAAAAAATTCAATAATTATAACATAAAAAAAATTATAATTACAGAGAATGGTGCGGCATTTCCGGACATTCTTAAAAACGGAAAAGTCTATGATATCAAACGCACACATTATATCCAAGATCATTTAGAACAAATTTTAAAAGCCAAAAAAGACGGTTATAATGTGGATGGTTATTTTGTTTGGAGTCTTACTGATAACTTTGAATGGGCCGAAGGTTACAATGCCAGATTCGGATTAATTCATGTTGATTTTGACACGCAACAAAGAACTATTAAACATTCAGGGTTATGGTTTCGTGATTTTTTGTCTTAA
- a CDS encoding 5'(3')-deoxyribonucleotidase: MKKKTIAIDMDGVLADIEVQLIEHYNKANGAELSKESIRGLAEEEAFKDRVLLRAVLNADNFFRTLPVMPDAVESLRRLQENFEIFIVSDATEFPVSLAEKVAWLGQHFPFIKWENIILCGSKRIINTDFMIDDHCKNLDYCMGKPIMFTASHNVNQTHHLRVNNWKEAVEVLEKTLN; this comes from the coding sequence ATGAAAAAGAAAACTATTGCAATCGATATGGACGGCGTGCTTGCCGACATCGAAGTACAACTTATTGAACATTACAATAAAGCCAACGGAGCGGAACTATCAAAAGAAAGCATTCGTGGTTTGGCTGAAGAAGAAGCCTTTAAGGATCGGGTTCTTTTACGTGCTGTTTTAAATGCAGATAATTTTTTTAGAACTTTGCCTGTAATGCCCGATGCAGTTGAAAGTTTACGCCGATTACAGGAGAATTTTGAAATTTTTATTGTTTCGGATGCGACTGAATTTCCGGTTTCGCTTGCCGAAAAAGTAGCTTGGCTGGGACAACATTTTCCTTTTATTAAATGGGAGAATATTATTTTATGCGGAAGCAAAAGGATCATAAATACTGATTTTATGATCGATGATCATTGCAAAAATCTGGATTATTGCATGGGAAAACCTATCATGTTTACGGCATCTCATAATGTAAATCAAACGCATCATTTAAGGGTAAACAATTGGAAAGAAGCAGTTGAGGTTTTAGAGAAAACATTGAATTAA
- a CDS encoding DeoR/GlpR family DNA-binding transcription regulator, whose translation MKKEERQKVILEYLSKEHRVTLLELSEYLNVSEDTIRRDVKELSDQGLLKAVRGGAVAPSPIPLHFRNREKHDLENKKIIAEKAISYLKDGQVVFIDGGTTSLALVASFPYDLKLTVITNSFPVAALIEDLPNIELIFAGGKMCKTSFTTASIETIDFFRNFRADICILGVCSIHQDRGLTGVIHEDSQIKKTMIQNSNYVIALSSIEKVGTAESYYIGPISNIDVLVTNASPQEEILKPYKEAGVTIV comes from the coding sequence ATGAAAAAAGAAGAGCGTCAAAAAGTAATTTTAGAATACTTATCAAAAGAGCACCGGGTAACTTTACTCGAACTCAGCGAGTACTTAAATGTCTCAGAAGATACAATAAGACGAGACGTAAAAGAACTCTCGGATCAAGGTTTATTAAAAGCAGTCCGCGGAGGCGCAGTCGCTCCGTCCCCTATTCCGCTGCACTTTAGAAACAGAGAAAAACACGATCTTGAAAACAAAAAAATCATTGCCGAAAAAGCAATTTCGTACTTAAAAGACGGACAAGTAGTATTTATTGATGGCGGAACAACTTCTTTGGCTTTAGTAGCAAGTTTTCCTTATGATTTAAAACTAACTGTTATTACAAACAGCTTTCCGGTTGCAGCTTTAATTGAAGATTTGCCAAATATTGAATTGATTTTTGCCGGCGGAAAAATGTGCAAAACCTCTTTTACGACTGCAAGTATCGAAACCATAGATTTCTTTAGGAATTTTAGAGCTGATATTTGTATTTTGGGTGTCTGTAGTATACATCAGGATCGTGGACTTACGGGCGTTATACACGAGGATTCTCAGATTAAAAAGACCATGATTCAAAATTCGAATTATGTCATAGCATTGAGTTCTATCGAAAAAGTAGGTACAGCAGAATCTTATTATATTGGTCCTATCAGTAATATTGATGTTCTGGTAACGAATGCCTCACCTCAAGAAGAAATTTTAAAGCCTTACAAAGAAGCTGGTGTAACTATTGTTTAA
- a CDS encoding tetratricopeptide repeat protein, with protein sequence MLRSPFFCFIILLFLFSCTEKKTITRSTKSIDEAYSIRDKGIENFEKQNFNTAFYNFNKSKLLFETLKDSANIGYILIEMARIQQVNGDYYGSKETVTEALTYIKKNTPNFSSINNTLGIADKELSLYNDAIIYYKEAVNGYKADPLGQQMSLNNIAVVYIHQKKYDKAITLLESLLSKKLLKGKAMAAKQSLIIDNLGYAYFRNGMDEKGLHLMNKGLQIRKEVNDTYGSIESYLHLADYYAKKDIQKSDENALAAYNAATKLNSVDERLESLQILISNNHSAQNSKYVQRYFTLNDSIIKIRNNFKNKFAKIKYDSKKEKDENAKLRLEKTENLLALQKAKYLRIVFAIVFIFLVVLIAILIRYYKNKNKAIEFKTSYNTEARIAKKLHDELANDVYHVIAFTESQLLSKDSTKENLLQKLDDIYGRVRGISKENNRIDTGADFTSSMKEMLSMYNTNEINIIATNLENINWEIVDDIKKITISRILQELMVNMKKHSNANLVVIKFENDQKSILINYTDNGKGCEKTKIAKNGLQNVESRIQAVKGTINFDSEPDKGFRVKISIPK encoded by the coding sequence ATGTTACGGTCCCCGTTTTTTTGTTTTATTATCCTTCTTTTTCTTTTTTCCTGTACAGAAAAAAAGACCATTACTAGAAGCACAAAATCTATAGATGAAGCATATAGTATAAGAGATAAAGGAATTGAAAATTTCGAAAAACAAAACTTCAACACCGCTTTTTACAATTTTAATAAATCAAAACTACTTTTTGAAACTTTAAAAGACAGTGCCAATATTGGGTATATACTTATTGAAATGGCACGTATTCAGCAAGTCAATGGAGACTATTACGGCAGTAAAGAAACAGTGACCGAAGCATTAACATATATTAAAAAAAACACACCAAATTTTTCTAGTATAAATAATACATTAGGCATTGCTGACAAAGAACTTTCTCTTTATAATGATGCTATTATTTACTATAAAGAAGCAGTTAATGGCTATAAAGCAGATCCTCTCGGACAGCAAATGTCTTTAAATAATATTGCGGTTGTTTATATTCACCAAAAAAAATATGATAAGGCAATTACTCTTTTAGAATCTCTATTAAGCAAAAAATTATTAAAGGGGAAAGCTATGGCAGCTAAACAATCCCTAATTATAGATAACCTGGGTTATGCTTATTTTAGGAACGGAATGGATGAAAAAGGACTCCATTTAATGAATAAAGGTCTCCAGATAAGAAAAGAAGTTAACGATACTTATGGAAGTATTGAAAGTTATCTTCACCTTGCCGATTATTATGCAAAAAAAGACATTCAAAAATCAGATGAAAATGCTCTTGCAGCTTACAATGCAGCCACAAAACTAAATAGTGTTGATGAAAGATTAGAATCTCTCCAAATTTTAATTTCTAATAATCACAGTGCTCAAAACAGCAAATATGTACAAAGGTATTTTACATTAAACGACAGTATTATTAAGATTAGAAATAACTTTAAAAACAAGTTTGCTAAAATTAAATACGACTCGAAAAAGGAAAAAGATGAAAATGCAAAACTTCGTTTAGAAAAAACAGAAAACTTATTAGCACTACAAAAAGCCAAATACCTGCGAATTGTATTTGCAATTGTTTTTATTTTTTTAGTCGTTTTAATAGCAATTTTAATACGCTATTATAAAAATAAAAACAAAGCTATAGAATTCAAGACTTCGTATAATACTGAAGCCCGAATTGCTAAAAAACTCCACGATGAGCTGGCAAACGATGTATATCATGTGATTGCTTTTACCGAATCTCAATTATTATCTAAGGATAGTACCAAAGAGAATCTACTTCAAAAATTAGATGATATTTACGGACGCGTGAGAGGAATTTCAAAAGAAAACAACAGAATTGATACTGGCGCAGATTTTACCAGCAGCATGAAAGAAATGCTTTCGATGTATAATACCAACGAAATAAATATCATTGCTACTAATCTGGAAAATATAAACTGGGAAATTGTTGATGATATAAAAAAGATCACCATTAGCCGAATTTTACAGGAATTAATGGTGAATATGAAGAAACACAGTAATGCAAATCTGGTTGTAATAAAATTTGAAAATGATCAAAAATCAATCTTAATAAACTATACTGATAATGGTAAAGGCTGTGAAAAAACAAAGATTGCAAAAAATGGTCTCCAAAACGTAGAAAGCCGTATTCAGGCTGTTAAAGGAACTATTAATTTTGATTCAGAACCTGATAAAGGATTTAGAGTAAAAATATCCATACCTAAATAA
- a CDS encoding efflux transporter outer membrane subunit — protein sequence MYKFKSYQYGIALGLCLTVAGCKAPAPEAAPTTSTPVPESFGQTAQTQDANNNTSTLQWKDYFKDQNLVDLIDVALKNNQELNITLQEIEIAKNDIRVKKGLLLPSVGVRAGAGIEKVGKYTSQGAGDASAEITPGHIVPEALQDYKLALYANWEVDIWKKLRNSKKAAVSRYLATIEGKNFVITNLIAEVADSYYELLALDNQLDIINQTITLQTNALEIVKIQKQAARATELGVKKFEAEVLTSKSMEFDIRQQIKEAENKINFLLGRYPQEIKRTSSSNFLSLLPAAVSSGIPSQLLANRPDVKQAELELVAAKLDVKIARAEFYPSLDISAVIGVNAFKPSYLFTLPESLLYSIAGDLAAPLINRNAIKAEFANANARQLQALYNYDRTILNAYLEVSNQLSKIENLQKGYDLKSQQVDALNTSIDVSNDLFKSARVDYFEVLMTQRDALEAKLELVDTKKEQLNAAVHVYRDLGGGWK from the coding sequence ATGTATAAATTCAAATCATATCAATATGGTATTGCATTAGGTTTATGTCTTACGGTTGCAGGGTGTAAAGCCCCTGCGCCTGAGGCAGCTCCTACTACAAGCACGCCAGTTCCTGAATCATTTGGTCAAACTGCCCAAACTCAGGATGCAAACAATAATACATCAACATTGCAATGGAAAGATTATTTTAAAGATCAAAACCTTGTTGACCTGATTGATGTTGCATTAAAAAACAATCAGGAATTAAATATCACTTTGCAGGAAATTGAAATTGCAAAGAATGATATCCGAGTTAAAAAAGGACTTTTATTACCAAGTGTTGGTGTTCGCGCCGGAGCTGGAATAGAGAAAGTGGGGAAATACACTAGTCAGGGAGCAGGAGATGCTTCTGCAGAAATTACACCAGGGCATATTGTCCCAGAAGCATTGCAAGATTATAAATTAGCTCTTTATGCTAATTGGGAAGTAGATATCTGGAAAAAACTGCGTAATTCTAAAAAAGCTGCAGTAAGTAGATATTTAGCTACTATTGAAGGTAAAAACTTTGTGATTACCAATCTTATCGCTGAAGTTGCTGATTCTTATTATGAATTATTAGCTTTGGATAATCAATTGGACATTATAAATCAAACGATCACATTGCAGACAAACGCTTTAGAAATTGTAAAAATTCAGAAGCAGGCTGCAAGAGCTACAGAACTTGGTGTTAAAAAGTTTGAAGCTGAGGTTTTGACGTCAAAAAGTATGGAGTTTGATATTCGTCAGCAAATTAAAGAAGCAGAGAATAAAATCAACTTTTTGTTGGGTAGATATCCACAGGAAATTAAAAGAACAAGCAGCAGCAATTTCTTAAGTTTATTGCCAGCAGCAGTTAGTTCAGGAATTCCGTCTCAATTATTGGCAAATCGTCCTGATGTTAAACAAGCAGAGTTGGAGTTAGTAGCTGCAAAACTGGATGTAAAAATAGCTCGTGCTGAGTTTTATCCGTCATTGGATATTTCGGCTGTGATAGGCGTAAATGCTTTTAAACCTTCTTATTTGTTTACGCTTCCGGAATCTCTTTTATATTCAATAGCAGGAGATTTGGCCGCGCCATTGATTAACAGAAACGCTATTAAAGCTGAATTTGCAAATGCAAATGCAAGACAGCTTCAGGCATTATATAATTATGATCGTACGATTTTGAATGCTTATTTAGAGGTTTCAAACCAACTTTCTAAGATTGAAAACTTACAGAAAGGTTATGATCTTAAATCCCAACAAGTTGATGCGTTAAACACATCAATTGATGTTTCTAATGATTTATTTAAGTCAGCGCGAGTTGATTATTTCGAGGTTTTAATGACACAACGTGATGCATTAGAAGCGAAATTAGAATTAGTAGATACTAAAAAAGAACAACTGAATGCTGCGGTACATGTTTACAGAGACCTAGGCGGCGGTTGGAAATAG